In Euphorbia lathyris chromosome 9, ddEupLath1.1, whole genome shotgun sequence, the following are encoded in one genomic region:
- the LOC136206297 gene encoding germin-like protein subfamily 1 member 13 has translation MKFLVALVILALVSSLASASDPSPLQDFCVAIDEPKNAVFVNGKFCKNPDQTVAEDFFFSGLNVATDTNNDNGVNVTLLNVDKIKGLNTLGISLARLDYAPNGGLNPPHIHPRTTEILVVIEGTLLVGFVTSNPNKLITKTLYPGDVFVFPIGLIHFQFNIAKTKGVAFAGLSSQNPDVITIANAVFGLNPPINPDLLVKAFMLDQYAVKDLQNKFANVN, from the exons ATGAAATTCCTTGTAGCTTTAGTTATATTAGCATTGGTTTCCTCTTTAGCATCTGCATCTGATCCTAGCCCTCTCCAGGATTTCTGTGTAGCCATAGATGAGCCCAAGAATGCTG TTTTTGTGAATGGAAAGTTCTGCAAGAACCCAGATCAGACTGTAGCAGAAGATTTCTTCTTTAGTGGACTGAATGTAGCAACAGATACAAATAATGACAATGGAGTAAACGTAACCTTATTAAATGTTGATAAAATAAAAGGACTTAACACACTTGGTATATCATTGGCTAGGCTTGACTATGCCCCAAATGGTGGGTTAAACCCTCCTCATATTCACCCTCGTACCACTGAAATCCTTGTTGTGATTGAAGGAACTCTCCTTGTTGGTTTCGTCACATCTAATCCTAATAAGCTTATTACTAAAACACTTTACCCAGGAGATGTTTTTGTATTCCCAATTGGACTAATTCACTTCCAGTTCAATATTGCTAAGACTAAAGGTGTTGCTTTTGCTGGTTTAAGCAGCCAAAATCCAGATGTTATTACTATTGCTAATGCTGTCTTTGGACTTAATCCACCCATTAATCCTGATCTTCTCGTTAAGGCATTTATGCTGGATCAATATGCCGTCAAGGATCTTCAGAACAAGTTTGCCAATGTTAACTAG
- the LOC136206128 gene encoding germin-like protein subfamily 1 member 13, with the protein MKFLVALVILALASSFTSAYDPSPLQDLCVAIDEPKNAVFVNGKFCKNPNDTVAEDFFFSGLNVARDTNNAIGINVTTLNVDQIPGLNTLGITLARIDYAPNGGLNPPHTHPRATETIFVTEGKLLAGFVTSNPNKHFRKTLYPGDVFVFPIGLIHFQINIAKTKGVAFSSLNSQNPGIITIGNALFGPNPPINPDVLAKAFMLDQDVVKDLQNKFANVN; encoded by the exons ATGAAATTCCTTGTAGCTTTAGTTATATTAGCATTGGCTTCCTCTTTCACATCTGCATATGATCCTAGCCCCCTCCAGGATCTCTGTGTAGCCATAGATGAGCCCAAGAATGCTG TTTTTGTGAATGGAAAGTTCTGCAAGAACCCAAACGACACAGTAGCAGAAGATTTCTTCTTTAGTGGACTGAATGTAGCACGAGATACAAATAATGCAATTGGAATAAATGTAACGACATTAAATGTTGATCAAATACCAGGACTTAACACACTTGGTATTACATTGGCTAGGATTGACTATGCACCAAATGGTGGATTAAACCCTCCTCATACTCACCCTCGAGCCACTGAAACCATTTTTGTGACTGAAGGAAAACTTCTTGCTGGTTTCGTAACTTCTAATCCTAATAAGCATTTCAGAAAAACACTTTACCCAGGAGATGTTTTTGTATTCCCAATTGGACTCATTCACTTCCAGATCAATATTGCTAAGACTAAAGGTGTTGCTTTCTCTAGTTTAAACAGCCAAAATCCAGGTATTATTACTATTGGTAATGCTCTCTTTGGCCCTAATCCACCCATTAATCCTGATGTTCTTGCTAAAGCCTTTATGTTGGATCAAGATGTGGTTAAGGATCTTCAGAACAAGTTTGCCAATGTCAACTAG